Part of the Calypte anna isolate BGI_N300 chromosome 21, bCalAnn1_v1.p, whole genome shotgun sequence genome is shown below.
CGAGTTCTCCTACCAGGAAATGATCGCCAACCTCCCCCTCTGCAGCCACCCCAACCCCCGCAAGGTAAGTGAGTCCTCCCCGCTGCTCTCCGACGggtcctttccctcccccttctccccgGGTCAGAACCCGGCGTGGGCCGGCCGTGCTGGTGCAGCTTCGCCCGGTGCTGGGCAGAGCGGGGCCCAGGCGGGCCCGAGCAGGACGAGcccagaaggagctggggggttCCGAACCGGACAAGTTGTCCCCTGGCTGCTGAGCGATGTTCTGCCCTCTCTCCGCTCCCAGGTGCTGATCATCGGCGGCGGCGATGGAGGAGTCCTGCGGGAGGTGGTGAAACACCCAACCGTGGAGTCCGTGGTGCAGTGCGAGATCGATGAGGTGCGGAGGGCTCCGGGGTGCCCCGGGGTGTGCGGGCAGCTCGGCAGAGAGCAGCCCCGCTTCCCCGCATCCCCGGTGGCGGCTGCTTCACCTGCTGTCCCTTGTCACCGCCGTTTCGCTGCCGGTTCTGCTGGCGGTGACACTGACAGCGCCACCTCTTTGCCTTACGAGCCATCTACGTGGCAGCTGGCTGCCTCTTGCATGTGATTTCTTTCACACACGCATCCGTAGAGGCCCTTCCAGGCCAGCGTGGGATCTGCAGGAGGGGAGCTCTGTggaattgctgcttttttcccctcttcccagaGCCAGGACAGagtgctgctcctgccagggGAGGGTGGCTGCATGGTTAGGCTGACTCCTGGGACTGAAAGCAGGAGCCAAGCAAGGGGTATTTATTCCATGCTAGATGTGCTGGTCTTCTTCCTCTGGGGcagttttttccagtgttttaccaTCTTAGAAAGTTTTGCTGTCTCCTCAAAGTGAGGCTTTACTAGGAGTAGGGAATGTTACTATGTGAGGCTGTGTGCTCAGTCTCTGCCAAGCAAAGTAAGGCTTATGTGCCTGGTTTTGAGCTAGCACTGTCTGACACcagcaaattttttttgtctctgccaGCTGTGAGGAGCTGGTAGTGTTCAGTACAATTGCTGGGCTGAGGGTAAAAACTGTCTGGCCATTTTAGAGAGAAAACTGTAACTTGTGAAGGGACTGGTAGGAGAGTGGAGGTGGGGATATTTCTTATCTTGTATCCAGAAACCTGCTGACATCTtttatttgggaagaaaaaaaaaaaaagtctttagtTGAGATACCTCTGCAAATGATGTCCACAGGGAAAAGGAACACAGAGCATTTAGATCTGTAATCTTATCCTCTTAATTCCTCAGGGAGCTTTTGAAGCTCCAAGTTCTTCTTGTTGAGTTTGGCAAGGACAGAGCAACAGTGTCACTGAACCCGGAGGCCATAGGAAAGGGCTGAGTGGAGCTTCTTGGCTGAAGATGCTGACAGCTCTTGAGGAGCTCAGATTTGTGCTGAAGGCATGGAAGGAAATGACTCATTGTGCTGttctttcagctgcagctgcacaTGAGCCTGAGAAGCAGCTCCTTGTAGCCCCCTCTCACTCACTTGtgtgctctctctctcttgcaggATGTGATCCAGGTATCCAAGAAGTACCTCCCAGGGATGGCAGTGGGGTATTCCAGTGCTAAGCTGACCTTGCATGTGGGAGATGGTTTTGAGTTCATGAAACAAAATCAAGAAGCTTTTGATGTGATTATCACGGACTCGTCTGACCCCATGGGTAAGAACTCTGCCTATAAAAGGGTTCTGCTTTCcacactccttttttttttttccctcttctgtctgCCTTCTGGAAGTAATGCCAGCCAGCCCAGGCTCCTTTCAACTGAAAAGACTGCCACTGACTTGGTTCTTTTGGGGAAGGATGAAGACCATAAAATTGTGTTAGCAAGGCTTCAAGCCAGCTGTCACGTTTCTCTTCTCAAAATTCAACTCCAGCATTTATTGTTTCTGGCAAAGAGCTGATCCTTGAGTCCAGTAATCCCAGGGGGTTACAGCACCCTGCTGGCTGAAACAGCTTTGCACATGTGCCTGCTAATGAAGCAGAGGTTCACACACTGTGGGTGTAGCTGCTTAGCCTAAAGGTGTCTGTAGTGAGGTTGCTgtagcagagaggaggaaaactgAGGTAGAGAGGGACCAAAAATTGTTATGATGTTTCATTTTAGGGAGCTAGCAACAAGTGCCTGAGTCACCTCACTCTTGCTATAGTCAGCACAGAGAGAAGCATCTCTATAGGGCAGTTTGGAGCAGGAGTTTAGTTTAAAAATGCTCACTGATGCAAGAAGCAGCTGGTAGGAGTTCCTCTGATAAAGATCCTGGGCTTGCTATTAAGCAAAGCTAAAATCCTGATAGTGTGGTTGTGCTGGGGGCAGGCTGGAGCTCACCCAGGGTCAAAACTTTTCTGCTTCCAGATGATCTCCTACACTGCAAAGCCATTTGAAATGTCTGTTTCCCAGGGCAGTCCCTGCATGGCCTGGGCATTCTCAGGAGCTGATCATCATAGTCTCTCTCTAGACAAAACTCTTCACTCACTTTTCTTCCAGGTCCTGCAGAAAGTTTATTCAAAGAATCCTACTACCAGCTGATGAAGACAGCCCTGCGAGAGGATGGGATTCTGTGCTGCCAAGGTGAGGATGGTGTCTCTGGGCAGAGGCTGGTGCCAGATCATTGCATGCCAGGTGTGAGGCATGAAGGGACTCTCCTCCTGGGGAGACATGCTGCAGGGAGTGAAATCCATTTCATCTTTTTGTGATCTGTGTGTGTCAGCTCAGTAACTGCTGGACTGCGTGTAGCAGAGCTGGCGTAAGGGTCTTATCTTGCCTTTGGAAGCACACGAGCTGTGCTGAGGAGAGCAGGTTTGGACTTGGAACCACTGTTAACCTGGCACAGGTCTGTGCAGAGAAGAGGGACAGCTCTCACCTTGcatcctctctcccttccttcctgcagGTGAGTGCCAGTGGCTGCACCTGGATCTCATTAAGGAGATGCGTCAGTTCTGCAAGTCTCTGTTCCCTGTTGTGGAATATGCCTATTGCACCATCCCCACCTATCCCAGTGGGCAGATTGGCTTCATGCTCTGCAGCAAGAACCCGGTGAGTTTCAGGCACCTCAAGTTCCCTTTTCCACTCCCTGAAAGCACCTGCAGGACCTGCCTCAGGCTGTGCCCCACAGAGCTTCAGCTGTGGCACTGTGGGGCCTCTGGACTCAGGCTGAGCCCcaaccccagcagccccagagctgcagtgcaGCTTGTTCAGTGCAGAACTGGCCAATAATCTACCAGTTGCCTTAGAAAAGGACATGGTTTTCCCTCTGGTACAAGAAGTTTGAAAGAGAGGAAGCTACTACTGATTTCCAGAGCCTGTTAAGGCTTTGGCTTGTTGATGCTGGTTGGTAAAAGTGGGCACCTCCTCAGTAAGAATCAGCTTGAGTCTGACTGGTCATCTGCTTGTATGGAGGCCTCCAAGTGGGAGTCAGTGTGAGGATGTGGGCTGGTAACTGTCACCCCACTGAGGTCTGCTCTCTGCCCAATCTGCTGCATCACAGCAAGCCTGTAGTGCAACTGTCAGAGTGGTTTTAGggagccagcagcatcctggcagcagctgcattttatttatctgGGGCACTGTGCCTGACTTAGCACAGATGTGGATTCTGCTCTGAAGAGCAAA
Proteins encoded:
- the SRM gene encoding spermidine synthase — its product is MERGAAALIREGWFRETCRLWPGQAMSLQVEELLHHQRSRYQEILVFRSTTYGNVLVLDGVIQCTERDEFSYQEMIANLPLCSHPNPRKVLIIGGGDGGVLREVVKHPTVESVVQCEIDEDVIQVSKKYLPGMAVGYSSAKLTLHVGDGFEFMKQNQEAFDVIITDSSDPMGPAESLFKESYYQLMKTALREDGILCCQGECQWLHLDLIKEMRQFCKSLFPVVEYAYCTIPTYPSGQIGFMLCSKNPNTNFREPVQQLSQQQVEERSLKYYNSDIHRAAFILPEFARKALSDV